The DNA segment ACGGGACCGGGCGGGAGCGACCCACTTCGCCGACGCCGCGCGGACGGCCGACGTGCGTCGGATCGTCTACCTCGGCGGGCTGGGCGAGGCCGGGGACGAGCTGTCTCCCCACCTGCGCAGCCGGCACGAGGTGGGCGAAATCCTCCGGGCTTCGGGCGTACCGGTCTTGGAGTTTCGCGCCTCGATCGTGCTGGGCTCGGGCAGCCTCTCGTTCGAGATGATCCGGGCGCTCGCCGAGCGCTTGCCGTTCATGATCACCCCTCGTTGGGTCGAGGTCCTCGCCCAGCCGATTGCGATCGACGACCTGCTCGGCTATCTGATCGCGGCACGGGGTCTCGACATCGCGGAGAGTCTCACCGTCGAGGTCGGCGGGGCCGATCAGGTGACCTACGGCGACCTCCTTCGGGAGTATTCGAGGCAACGGGGCCTGCGCCGGCTCATCGTTCCGGTGCCCTTCCTGACCCCGCGCCTTTCCAGCCTGTGGCTGGGCTTGGTCACGCCCGTGTACGCCCGCGTGGGACGCGCGCTGATCGACTCGATCCAGCATCCCACGGTCGTCTTGGACGACTCGGCGCGCAGGCTCTTCCCCGCCATCCATCCGCGCGACCACCGCGCTGCCATCGCCAGCGCCCTCCGCAACGAGGACCGCGAGTTTGCCGAGACGTCCTGGTCCGACGCGCTCTCGTCGTCGGCCTCGGAACCGCGCTCCTGGGGAGGCGAGCGTTTCGGCTCGCGCCTGGTGGACTCCCGCACGATCGAAGTGGAGGTGCCTCCCGAGGAGGCGTTCGCCCCGATTCGACGCATCGGGGGCGCGACGGGCTGGTACTTCGGGGATTGGCTGTGGCAGCTTCGCGGGGCGATCGACCTGCTTCTGGGCGGAGTGGGAATGCGTCGCGGCCGGCGCGATACCGAACGCGCGGCGCCCGGCGACGCGCTCGACTTTTGGCGCGTCGAGGCGTACGAGGCTCCCCGCCTCCTGCGACTGGCGGCGGAGATGAAGCTCCCCGGCCGCGCGTGGCTCGAGTTCGAGGTCACGCCGACCGAGCGGGGCAGCCGCATCCGTCAGACCGCGGAGTTCGACCCCTTGGGGTTGTCGGGCCTTCTCTACTGGTACGGAATCTTTCCCCTGCACCGGCTGGTGTTCAAGGGCATGCTCGACGGCATCGGACGCGCCGTGCGGGGAGCCCCGCGCGCCCTTCCCCGTGGTCGGCAGGTGGCGGCGTTGATCGCGTTCCTCGTCGCCGCGTTCGCCGTGGCGGGCCTGGGCGGGTGGGCCACCTCCTCGTCGGTCGGGACGTGGT comes from the Fimbriimonadaceae bacterium genome and includes:
- a CDS encoding DUF2867 domain-containing protein; the encoded protein is MVEEGRILVTGATGYVGGRLVSRLESLGAPIRCLARRPENLVGKVAPTTEVVGGDVLEPESLAAALDGIDTAYYLIHSMGTGEAFEQRDRAGATHFADAARTADVRRIVYLGGLGEAGDELSPHLRSRHEVGEILRASGVPVLEFRASIVLGSGSLSFEMIRALAERLPFMITPRWVEVLAQPIAIDDLLGYLIAARGLDIAESLTVEVGGADQVTYGDLLREYSRQRGLRRLIVPVPFLTPRLSSLWLGLVTPVYARVGRALIDSIQHPTVVLDDSARRLFPAIHPRDHRAAIASALRNEDREFAETSWSDALSSSASEPRSWGGERFGSRLVDSRTIEVEVPPEEAFAPIRRIGGATGWYFGDWLWQLRGAIDLLLGGVGMRRGRRDTERAAPGDALDFWRVEAYEAPRLLRLAAEMKLPGRAWLEFEVTPTERGSRIRQTAEFDPLGLSGLLYWYGIFPLHRLVFKGMLDGIGRAVRGAPRALPRGRQVAALIAFLVAAFAVAGLGGWATSSSVGTWFATLAKPSWNPPSWVFGPVWSVLYAAMAVAAWLVWRTRPRTDAPLVAYWVQLALNLGWSWLFFGLRAPGWALVEIVLLLGSIAVTRSLFARVSRVAGWLFVPYLGWVAFATALNAAIWWLN